The Arachis duranensis cultivar V14167 chromosome 2, aradu.V14167.gnm2.J7QH, whole genome shotgun sequence genome has a window encoding:
- the LOC110278155 gene encoding serine/threonine-protein phosphatase 7 long form homolog, translating into MEEEDRMYRLNRVAHVAGFIDQEPARVISGVRRQQNMPLHERIIPYLETAGLYHLARLNSQWFWVDEPLLSAFIERWRPETHTFHMPFGECTVTLEDVAYQLGLPIDGEPVSGCLSEFENFMENGRPAWEWFRELFGELPPQSKVKQMTVCYTWFHERFRVLPADATEDIVRIYARAYIMMLLSSQLFADKNANRVHLRWLPYVASLDDLGRYSWGSAALAWLYRCLCRGTNRNVVNLAGPLQLLQSWIFWRFPCLRPSDFNRFGFPLASRWAQYLPRNDAVDQRVVAARLSLDRLRVHDIVWEPYSTPDVAAIVHPEILLDQHRRLWTAVTSLIYFAAIEWHQVDRVMPQFGGVQHLPRLALNIDWLHAKDGRGGDRWFPSYYREWHEHWQDRHASVLPVDRVDDPGPSAEYLDWWCRLAHRFLSPEVAFHDPRPIVLTEEARHRGSSQAPPMVQVVDRPDNRRVDRRRRIGTRTTDREWRWLADQLDEGQGVGGQGGDVDHRVPRRRARRHGQRDGGGRARGRGPSGEYHSGQDAVGEDIGGVGTGMDQGTYEVGGSSQMFADFTTAAVGMDIDDPVSQLEFFRDIADILGEDDGTHYRPQMDEGHSQFAEHQPHVQDVQPGLPVDLNEPAPSPLDPWFALGGTPASAFSVVPPQAQVPLVDERPRRARRAPLCGTGGHLIGQLQDDDSDTIEDSD; encoded by the exons ATGGAAGAAGAAGACCGGATGTACCGGTTAAACCGCGTTGCGCATGTGGCTGGATTTATCGACCAAGAG CCTGCTAGGGTTATTAGTGGTGTGAGAAGACAACAGAATATGCCTTTACACGAGCGTATCATACCGTATCTAGAGACGGCGGGCTTATATCACTTGGCTAGGCTGAACAGTCAGTGGTTCTGGGTTGATGAGCCTCTACTTAGCGCATTCATTGAGAGGTGGCGTCCTGAGACCCACACATTTCACATGCCCTTTGGGGAGTGTACGGTCACCTTGGAGGACGTGGCCTATCAGCTGGGTTTACCGATTGATGGTGAGCCTGTGAGTGGGTGCCTTAGTGAGTTTGAGAATTTCATGGAAAATGGAAGACCGGCATGGGAGTGGTTCCGTGAGCTTTTTGGGGAGTTACCTCCGCAGAGTAAAGTGAAGCAGATGACAGTGTGCTACACATGGTTCCATGAGCGGTTTCGGGTTTTGCCAGCAGATGCTACTGAGGACATCGTGCGTATATACGCGAGGGCCTATATTATGATGTTGTTGTCATCTCAGCTGTTTGCGGACAAGAACGCCAACCGTGTCCACCTTCGCTGGTTGCCTTATGTGGCATCGTTGGATGACTTGGGTAGATATAGCTGGGGCTCGGCCGCGCTGGCGTGGTTGTACAGATGTCTTTGTCGTGGAACAAACAGAAATGTTGTCAACTTGGCTGGGCCACTTCAGCTTCTACAGTCTTGGATCTTCTGGAGATTTCCTTGTCTGAGGCCAAGTGATTTCAACAGATTCGGGTTTCCACTTGCATCCAG GTGGGCTCAGTATCTACCGAGGAACGATGCAGTAGATCAGAGAGTGGTGGCTGCACGCCTTTCTTTGGATAGATTGCGTGTGCATGAT ATCGTGTGGGAGCCCTATTCCACTCCGGATGTCGCAGCTATTGTTCATCCAGAGATACTACTAGACCAGCACCGCAGGCTATGGACGGCAGTTACCAGTCTCATTTATTTTGCTGCGATTGAGTGGCACCAGGTGGATAGGGTTATGCCTCAGTTCGGCGGGGTTCAGCATCTCCCTCGTTTGGCTCTTAACATAGACTGGCTTCATGCGAAGGACGGCAGGGGTGGAGATAGGTGGTTCCCCTCATATTATCGGGAGTGGCATGAGCATTGGCAGGATCGGCATGCCTCAGTTTTACCCGTTGACCGAGTTGATGATCCTGGGCCATCAGCTGAGTACCTGGACTGGTGGTGTCGTCTGGCGCACCGATTTCTATCCCCAGAGGTTGCATTTCATGATCCCAGGCCTATTGTGTTGACTGAGGAGGCTCGCCATAGAGGGTCATCGCAGGCACCTCCTATGGTGCAGGTTGTCGACAGACCGGACAACCGCCGCGTGGACAGGCGTAGGCGTATCGGCACACGTACTACGGATCGAGAGTGGCGATGGCTGGCCGACCAGTTAGATGAGGGGCAGGGTGTTGGTGGTCAGGGAGGTGATGTTGATCATCGTGTTCCGAGACGTAGGGCCAGACGACATGGTCAGCGGGATGGTGGTGGACGTGCCCGTGGTAGAGGACCATCTGGAGAGTATCACAGTGGTCAGGATGCTGTTGGTGAGGACATTGGTGGTGTGGGCACAGGGATGGATCAGGGTACGTACGAGGTGGGGGGTTCTTCTCAGATGTTCGCCGACTTTACTACGGCGGCCGTCGGTATGGACATCGATGATCCTGTGAGTCAGTTAGAGTTCTTCAGAGATATAGCAGACATCTTGGGAGAGGATGATGGCACTCATTATAGGCCACAGATGGATGAGGGACATTCACAGTTTGCCGAGCACCAGCCACATGTTCAGGATGTACAGCCAGGTTTGCCGGTTGACCTGAACGAGCCTGCGCCTTCACCATTGGACCCATGGTTCGCGTTGGGAGGTACCCCAGCTTCGGCTTTCAGCGTAGTTCCGCCACAGGCACAGGTGCCACTGGTGGATGAGAGACCACGGAGGGCTCGTCGTGCTCCTTTATGTGGCACTGGAGGTCACCTTATTGGTCAGTTGCAGGATGACGACAGTGACACGATCGAGGACTCTGATTAG
- the LOC107473936 gene encoding uncharacterized protein LOC107473936: MSSEGESVLVLVHCSGKIKKSKKYGVKFTDREPLSVFVSSSNSLSDLKSTILQKLGVFGSKVVKKIFYKIPIAVVSSGVMYDTFVLGADEDIRVLFHCVRSFPEVRIHELYAKLEVTLDSSGASAPVHSSTAAGGASCSAPANRFSVPQVASPSFAADLVPAVAVPTARSPNEGVLQQAFLGESGRATDDEHQEFGVLDRVENAMRDDDSDEEPVNIFGDSDDDTGANPQAQQGPSSSGTQHYPPHFSTLNLEALGEHTAGVATVGGSSTEFQIGQSFQSKEEAVLSVKDYNIRRGVEYRVMESDHLKYHGRCKDFGKSCSWMIRILLRARKGTWEVRRYNGPHTCLAISVSSDHRQLDYHVISARIFPLVSADAAVPIKVLQQATEADYGFKPSYRKVWKEKQKAVAQIYGDWEESYAELPRWMLGVELAMPGTVTVLQTSCGSKFQPFFQR; the protein is encoded by the coding sequence ATGTCAAGTGAGGGAGAGAGTGTTCTTGTGTTAGTGCACTGCTctggaaaaattaaaaaaagcaaaaaatatggtgtgaagttcactgataGAGAACCGTTGAGTGTATTTGTTAGTTCGTCAAACAGTTTGTCAGATTTGAAGAGCACCATCTTGCAGAAGCTTGGAGTTTTTGGGAGCAAGGTTGTGAAGAAGATCTTCTACAAGATTCCCATTGCTGTAGTTTCCAGCGGTGTGATGTATGATACATTCGTGTTAGGGGCTGACGAAGATATTAGGGTTCTATTTCATTGCGTGAGGAGTTTTCCTGAGGTCAGAATACACGAGTTGTATGCGAAGTTGGAGGTAACTCTGGATAGTTCTGGGGCATCGGCTCCTGTTCATAGCTCGACTGCCGCTGGCGGTGCGTCTTGCTCGGCGCCAGCAAACCGGTTTTCTGTTCCGCAGGTTGCCTCTCCTTCTTTTGCGGCTGATCTGGTACCAGCGGTTGCAGTTCCAACTGCACGTTCCCCTAATGAAGGGGTCCTGCAACAGGCATTTCTGGGGGAATCAGGTCGTGCCACagatgatgaacatcaagaattcGGGGTACTTGATCGAGTAGAGAATGCAATGCGGGACGATGACTCTGATGAGGAGCCTGTAAATATATTTGGGGACAGCGACGATGACACCGGTGCCAATCCACAAGCACAACAAGGTCCTTCAAGTTCCGGCACACAGCATTACCCTCCACATTTCTCGACGTTAAACTTGGAGGCTCTGGGTGAACATACGGCCGGAGTTGCTACAGTAGGTGGTTCGTCAACCGAATTTCAGATTGGACAATCCTTCCAGAGTAAAGAAGAAGCTGTTCTTAGTGTGAAGGACTACAACATCCGTCGAGGTGTTGAGTACCGAGTGATGGAATCGGACCATTTGAAGTATCATGGAAGGTGCAAGGATTTCGGCAAAAGTTGTAGTTGGATGATTCGGATTTTGCTCCGTGCACGGAAGGGAACTTGGGAGGTTAGGAGGTACAACGGTCCGCACACTTGCTTAGCAATATCTGTTTCCAGTGATCACCGTCAGCTTGATTACCACGTTATCTCTGCGAGGATTTTTCCGTTGGTTAGTGCGGATGCTGCAGTACCGATCAAGGTCTTGCAACAAGCGACTGAAGCTGATTATGGCTTCAAGCCCAGTTACCGGAAGGTTTGGAAAGAAAAACAGAAGGCAGTTGCACAAATATATGGAGACTGGGAAGAGTCTTATGCCGAATTGCCACGTTGGATGCTAGGCGTGGAGTTGGCGATGCCCGGGACAGTTACTGTGTTGCAGACGTCATGTGGCAGCAAATTTCAGCCTTTCTTTCAAAGGTAA
- the LOC107473934 gene encoding bifunctional protein FolD 1, mitochondrial: MGLVAVTWHNFLRKCHPQKIRSLHTLKVDHQLDQILLSPPLASLDIRDIWTPKSYCQNIPEVHKSFNEQNAVVLDGKLISMEIKSKIADEVRRMKKCLGKVPGLAVVLVGERRESQIYVRNKVTACEEVGISSMVTELSTDCAEAEVHNAVMQYNKDPSIHGILVQLPLPKHLDEEKVLDAVCLAKDVDGFHPLNIGNLAIAGREPLFTPCTPKGCIELLLRAGVEITGKKAVVIGRSNIVGLPTSLLLQRHHATVTVVHAFTENSKQVTCEADIVVSAAGLPNLVRGDWIKPGAVVIDVGTTPVEDPSYEDGYRLVGDVCFEEAVRVASIITPVPGGVGPMTVAMLLLNTLDSAKRILNFT; encoded by the exons ATGGGCTTAGTGGCAGTTACATGGCATAATTTTCTAAGAAAATGTCATCCACAAAAGATAAGGTCTCTACATACCTTGAAAGTTGATCATCAATTGGATCAAATTTTGTTGTCTCCACCGCTTGCTTCTCTGGACATACGTGATATCTGGACTCCCAAGTCTTATTGTCAGAATATTCCAGAAGTACATAAAAGCT TTAATGAACAGAATGCTGTGGTGCTTGATGGAAAGTTGATATCAATGGAAATCAAGTCAAAAATAGCTGATGAGgtaagaagaatgaagaaatgCCTCGGAAAAGTTCCTGGATTAGCTGTAGTTTTGGTGGGCGAGAGAAGGGAATCTCAAATTTATGTTCGCAATAAGGTAACGGCTTGTGAAGAAGTTGGAATCAGCTCTATGGTGACTGAATTATCCACTGATTGTGCAGAAGCAGAAGTTCATAATGCTGTCATGCAATATAACAAGGATCCATCAATTCATGGCATTCTTGTGCAGCTTCCTCTACCTAAA CATTTAGATGAGGAAAAAGTTTTGGATGCTGTATGCCTTGCGAAAGATGTCGATGGCTTTCATCCCCTTAATATTGGGAATCTCGCAATAGCAGGAAGGGAGCCACTATTTACTCCATGTACTCCAAAAGGCTGCATTGAATTATTGCTTAGAGCTGGTGTGGAGATTACGGGGAAGAAAGCTGTAGTAATCGGAAGAAGTAATATTGTTGGTTTGCCGACATCCTTGTTATTGCAG AGACACCATGCAACAGTCACCGTTGTACATGCATTTACAGAAAACTCAAAACAGGTCACTTGTGAAGCTGACATTGTAGTTTCAGCTGCTGGACTGCCGAATTTGGTGCGTGGCGACTGGATAAAACCTGGTGCAGTTGTGATTGATGTCGGGACGACTCCTGTTGAG GATCCTAGCTATGAGGACGGTTACCGTCTTGTTGGTGATGTATGCTTTGAAGAAGCTGTTAGGGTTGCTTCCATTATTACCCCTGTCCCCGGAGGAGTTGGACCTATGACTGTTGCTATGCTACTACTTAACACACTGGATTCTGCAAAACGCATTCTTAATTTTACTTGA
- the LOC107473932 gene encoding alcohol dehydrogenase class-3, with amino-acid sequence MATQGKVITCKAAVAWEPNKPLSVEDVDVAPPQAGEVRIKILYSALCHTDAYTWSGKDPEGLFPCILGHEAAGIVESVGEGVTSVQPGDHVIPCYQAECGDCKFCKSGKTNLCGKVRSATGVGVMLSDRKSRFSVNGKPIYHFMGTSTFSQYTVVHDVSVAKIDPNAPLDKVCLLGCGVPTGLGAVWNTAKVEAGSIVAVFGLGTVGLAVAEGAKAAGASRIIGIDIDRNKFERAKNFGVTEFINPKEHEKPIQQVIADLTDGGVDYSFECIGNVSVMRAALECCHKGWGTSVIVGVAASGQEISTRPFQLVTGRVWKGTAFGGFKSRSQVPWLVDKYMKKEIKVDEYITHSLNLAEINKAFDLLHEGGCLRCVLALHV; translated from the exons ATGGCTACACAGGGAAAAGTAATCACCTGCAAAG CTGCTGTGGCTTGGGAACCAAACAAGCCATTGAGTGTTGAGGATGTTGACGTGGCACCACCGCAGGCTGGAGAGGTCAGAATCAAAATTCTCTACTCTGCTCTCTGTCACACAGATGCTTATACTTGGAGTGGCAAG GATCCAGAAGGTCTATTCCCCTGTATACTTGGTCATGAGGCTGCTGG GATTGTGGAAAGTGTTGGCGAAGGTGTTACTTCAGTTCAGCCTGGAGATCATGTCATACCCTGCTACCAAGCTGAATGTGGAGACTGCAAGTTCTGCAAATCCGGCAAAACAAACCTCTGCGGCAAGGTTCGTTCGGCCACCGGAGTTGGCGTCATGCTGAGCGATCGCAAGAGTCGTTTCTCCGTCAATGGAAAGCCTATCTATCATTTCATGGGAACTTCCACATTTAGTCAATACACTGTTGTTCATGATGTTAGTGTGGCTAAGATTGATCCCAATGCACCTTTGGACAAAGTTTGTCTTCTTGGATGTGGGGTTCCAACTG GCCTTGGAGCTGTTTGGAACACAGCAAAGGTGGAAGCAGGTTCAATTGTTGCTGTTTTTGGCCTTGGAACTGTTGGTCTTGCT GTTGCGGAGGGTGCAAAAGCTGCCGGTGCATCACGGATTATTGGCATAGATATCGATCGCAATAAGTTTGAAAGAG CAAAGAATTTCGGAGTCACAGAGTTTATCAATCCAAAGGAGCATGAAAAGCCAATTCAGCAGGTCATAGCTGATCTCACAGATGGTGGAGTTGATTACAGCTTTGAGTGCATTGGAAATGTCTCGGTGATGAGAGCTGCTTTGGAATGCTGCCATAAA GGCTGGGGTACATCAGTAATTGTAGGTGTTGCAGCATCAGGTCAAGAAATATCGACTCGGCCCTTCCAGTTGGTGACCGGGCGAGTCTGGAAAGGAACAGCTTTCGGAGGCTTCAAGAGCAGGTCACAAGTACCTTGGCTTGTTGACAAGTACATGAAGAAG GAAATCAAGGTTGATGAGTACATTACACACAGTTTGAACCTTGCTGAGATTAACAAAGCATTTGACCTTTTGCATGAAGGAGGGTGTCTCCGTTGTGTTCTTGCATTGCATGTATGA